GGGCGGCGGCGATACCGGCGAGCAGGGCGATGTGTTGGCGGGGGAAAGGCATGGGAATGGCCTACACTTTCTCCACGCCGGGCCGGCCGAGGAGGCCGGAGGGGCGGAGGAGTAAAATCAAGATGAGGATGCCGAACGCGATGGCGTCCTTATAAGTGGAAAACTGACTGCCGCTGACGAGCGTTTCCGCTGAGCCGAGGAGGAGTCCGCCGAGGGCGGCGCCGGGGATGCTGCCGATGCCGCCGAGGATGGCAGCGACGAACGCCTTGAGGCCGGGCATAACGCCCATGAGCGGATCAATGGACGGGTAGTTCATCGCGTAGAGAACGCCGCCCGCACCGGCGAGTGCTGAGCCGATCACAAACGTGAACGAGAAAACCGTGCCGGTGTTGATGCCGACGAGCTGGGCGGCCTGCGGGTTGAGCGCGACGGCACGCATGGCGGTGCCGAGCCGCGTGTGTTTGACGATCAGTTGCAGCGCGACGAGCAGGACAACGGTGACGATCATCACGATGACCTGGTTGCTGGAGACATCGAGTCCGCCGAGCCGGAAGTGGCGCACGGGAAAGAGCTCGGGGAAGGTGCGCGGGGTGGCGCCGAAGACGAGTTGTCCGCCGTATTGGAGAAACAACGATACGCCGATGGCGGTGATGAGGACGTTGAGCACGGGCGCGCCGCGCAGGGGACGGTAGGCGATTTTTTCGATGATGAAACCGAGGATGCCGCAGACGAGCATGGCGGCGCCGAGTGCGCCGAAGCCGCTCCACCACGTGACCGAGCCGGCGAGCCGGCCGATGTAGCAACCGACGAAGGCCCCGACCATGAAGACCTCGGAGTGCGCAAAATTAATGAAGCGCAGGACCCCGTAAATCATCGTGTAGCCCAGCGCGATGAGCGCGTAGATCGCTCCGAGGGAGAGACCGTTGATGAGCTGTTGGAGTAATTCGGTCACGGGATTTTACGGGGCGATCGTCTTCACGTAGACCGGCTTTCGGTTTTGGATTTTGAGGATGGTTGCGGGTTTGCTGGCGTTGCGGTCGGGCCCCATGTCGATGCGGCCGGTGATTCCTTCAAAGCCACGGGTGGCGGCGAGGGCGTCTTTGATTTTTACAGGGTCGGTCGAACCGGCGCGGCGCAGGGCGTCCACTAACAGGTAGGCGGCGTCGTAGCCAAGCGCAGCCATGCAGTCGGGCGTGGCGCCGTCGTAGCGAGCGCGATAGCGGGCGACGAAGGCCTGGAGCTTTGGATCGGTCGAATCGGCGGAAAAATGCGTCGAGTAATAGCAGCCCTCGACGGCGTCGCCGGCGATTTCGAACAATTCGGGGGCTTCCCAGCCGTCGCCGCCGAGAAGTGGAACGGTGATGCCGAGCTCGCGGGCCTGTTTCGCGATGAGCGAGGCCTCGGTGTAGTAGGCGGGCACGAAAATCACGTCGGGGTTTGCGGCGCGGATGGCGGTGAGCGCGGCTTTGAAGTCCTTGTCGCCCTCGGCAAATTTTTGGTCGGCGACGACTTCGCCGCCCGCCTCGGTATACTGTTCAACGAACACCTTGGAGAGGCCTGTGCTGTAGGACGAAGACGTGGACGTGAGCACGGCCGCGCGTTTCGAGCCGAGGTCATCGCGGGCGAACTTGGCGAGCACTTTGCCCTGGAACGGGTCGATGAAGCAGGCGCGGAAAATATAATCGCCGGTCGCGGTGACGGCCGGGTTGGTGGCCGTGGGGGTGAGCATCGGGATCTTCAACGTCTGGGCGACGCTGGCGGCTTCGATGGAGCGACTGGAGATGACCTCGCCGATCAAGGCGACGACGTGGTCGCGGGTGACGAGTTTTTTAACCACCATGGCGGCTTCGCCGGGTTTGGACTGGGTGTCCTCGAAAATGAGTTCGATTTGCTGGCCGAGGACGCCGCCGGCGGCGTTGATCTCGTCGATGGCCAGACGGGTGGCTTTGGTGGAGGACTGGCCGAAGGAGGCGTCCTTGCCGGTGATGGAAGCGAGGTTGCCGATTTTGACGGTGGTAGGGGCGGAGGCGTCTTTGGGGGCGCAACCGGCGAATGCCAGGGCGGCGGCAAGGGAGCTGAGCAAAAGGGCCGTTTTCCGAGGGAGCAAAGGCATGGAGGAGTAGCTTTTGAAATTTGCGGACAAGCGCACGCAGTTAATACAGGGGGCGGGGAGCAGGCTTTGTTCCCAAAACACAGGTTGTTTCCCGCTTTGCATTTCGCGGGGCAACGATCTTTAACCGCAGCGTTGAATCTCATCGACCGATACCTTTTGCGCGAATGGCTGAAGATGCTCGGGCTCGTGCTGGGCGCGACACTCGGGTTGTTGCTCATGCAGGCGCTCTACGACGACTTCCGCGATCTGCTGGCCAATGGAGCGCAGTTTAACGATCTGGCGATCTACTACATGATCAAGCTGCCGAGCTACCTCTCGGTCGTGCTGCCGTTGGCGCTGCTGGTATCGCTCCTTTATACGCTGGGCCTGATGCACCGGAACCATGAGATCACCGCGTTGCGCGCGGCGGGCGTGGGGATTTTTAAGATCACGCGCAGCATCTGGCTGGCGGGCGTGGTGCTGTGCGGAGTGACCTGGTATATCAACGCAACGGTCATCCCGTGGTCGGTCGAGGAGTCGCGGGTCATTCGCAGTAACCTCGCGTTTCGTAATCAGGCGCAAAGCCTCTCCGTGGACCGCGTGGGCGTGAAGCCGAGCGTGGCCTTTGATAACCGTCATGACGGACGCATGTGGTTTTTTAACCGTTACAGCCAGTTCACGCATCGTGGGTATGGCGTCACGGTGGTGGAGCTCGATGTGCATCGCCGTGAAAAAAGCCGTTTGCTGGCCAGCGAGGCGTGGCTGGACGCGAAGCGGGGCGGCTGGGTGTTCCGCGACGGGCGCGAGATCACCATCAATCCCGATGGCGGCGAGGTGGAGGCGACCACGCAGTTTGGCGAAAAAGTGCGCAAGGACTTCCATGAAGATCCGGCGCTGATGCTGATTTTTGATGCGCGTCCGCAGGACCTGTCATTCACCGAGCTAAGGGCGATCATCGAGTATTTCTCGCTGGATGATAATCCGAAGCTGACGGCGTATCAGGTGCGGTATTACAACGTGCTGGCGGAGACGCTGGGGCCGCTGATCATCATCGCGCTGGCAATCCCGTTTGCGGTGAGCGGCGTGCGCGTGAATCCGGTCGTGGGCGTGTCCAAGTCGCTCGGACTCTTCGTCGTTTATTTTATCCTGCTGAAAACCTGTGGCACGCTGGGTGGCCGTGAGGTGATTCCGCCGTTATGGGCGGCGCTTTTTCCGAGTCTGGCGATGCTGGGAGCGGGGTTGGTCTTTTTGGTGCGGGTCAGGTGAGGCGGCCGCAGGTGGGGGTTGCGGGGTGAAAGTGGAGAGACCGGAAGCGGAGTCGTCGGTGAAGTCGTTGACGATGCCCTCGTAGGCTTTGTCCTGTTTGTAGATTTGCAGGACGCGGGCGTGCTCGTAATCGGTCGTGGGGAAAATCTTCGGCGGCTCGCCGGGCAGGAAAATCCCGGTGTAGGCACGCTGGCGGTCGACGAGACGGCGGATGACGAGCATGGGCGGGTAAGTTGAGTGATGAGAGACCGGAGCGGGTAGGTGGGCTCGTGACTCTCAACGCTCATCACTCAACTCTCAACCGCTTGACCGGTTTTTCCGGCCAAGTTCACGCCCACGCGTAGTTGAAGCTGATGCTGATGCGTTCCTCGTCGACGCGGTTCGCGGCGACTTCGTGGCGGAGCCAGCTTTCGAAGAGGATCACGTTGCCGGCCTCGGCGGGGTAAGTGGTGTAGGCGCGGTTTTCGTCGCGCACCGTGGGGAGCTTGGGCGGGGCGGCCATGAACTTGCTCAGGCGTGGGTCTTCGAACTTGAGGCCGGAGCAGCCCTTCGGCGTGCGCACATAATAGGTGCCGCTGATGAAGGAATTCGGGTGCAGGTGCAGCGAGTGGGCGGCGGTGGGCGGCATGATGTTGACCCAGCAATCGGTCATGCGGATGGAGCGGCCGCGGAGATCCATGTCGAGGTGCTTGGCGTAGGCGCGGACGTGTTTGGTGAGCTTTTTCTCCAGATTGCCGAACGTGCTGGAGAACGCATGGAGCTGGTTCATCGAGGCGTAGCTGGTGTAGCCGCCGGGGTAGTTTTTCGTGGACCAGGCGCGACCGGCATCATCGTAATCGCGGAGCTGGTGGCATTCGTCGGCGAGGTCGTCGTTGATGCGCGGGAGGCCCTTGGGCTGGAGCGGTTCGACGTAAATGAAGGTGGGAAACCAGGCTTTGATGGGCATGCGGATCGGAAAGTTGAGAGTTGAGTGATGAGAGTTGAGAGAATGGAGGAGACGGCAAGCGTTCGCGCTGGCGGGTGAGGCGGAGGGTGTTACGAGTGAGGCATGATGTTTTGGGAAAAGGTCGCGGTTTATTAC
This window of the Rariglobus hedericola genome carries:
- a CDS encoding LptF/LptG family permease, producing the protein MNLIDRYLLREWLKMLGLVLGATLGLLLMQALYDDFRDLLANGAQFNDLAIYYMIKLPSYLSVVLPLALLVSLLYTLGLMHRNHEITALRAAGVGIFKITRSIWLAGVVLCGVTWYINATVIPWSVEESRVIRSNLAFRNQAQSLSVDRVGVKPSVAFDNRHDGRMWFFNRYSQFTHRGYGVTVVELDVHRREKSRLLASEAWLDAKRGGWVFRDGREITINPDGGEVEATTQFGEKVRKDFHEDPALMLIFDARPQDLSFTELRAIIEYFSLDDNPKLTAYQVRYYNVLAETLGPLIIIALAIPFAVSGVRVNPVVGVSKSLGLFVVYFILLKTCGTLGGREVIPPLWAALFPSLAMLGAGLVFLVRVR
- a CDS encoding ABC transporter substrate-binding protein; this translates as MPLLPRKTALLLSSLAAALAFAGCAPKDASAPTTVKIGNLASITGKDASFGQSSTKATRLAIDEINAAGGVLGQQIELIFEDTQSKPGEAAMVVKKLVTRDHVVALIGEVISSRSIEAASVAQTLKIPMLTPTATNPAVTATGDYIFRACFIDPFQGKVLAKFARDDLGSKRAAVLTSTSSSYSTGLSKVFVEQYTEAGGEVVADQKFAEGDKDFKAALTAIRAANPDVIFVPAYYTEASLIAKQARELGITVPLLGGDGWEAPELFEIAGDAVEGCYYSTHFSADSTDPKLQAFVARYRARYDGATPDCMAALGYDAAYLLVDALRRAGSTDPVKIKDALAATRGFEGITGRIDMGPDRNASKPATILKIQNRKPVYVKTIAP
- a CDS encoding TIGR02466 family protein, translating into MPIKAWFPTFIYVEPLQPKGLPRINDDLADECHQLRDYDDAGRAWSTKNYPGGYTSYASMNQLHAFSSTFGNLEKKLTKHVRAYAKHLDMDLRGRSIRMTDCWVNIMPPTAAHSLHLHPNSFISGTYYVRTPKGCSGLKFEDPRLSKFMAAPPKLPTVRDENRAYTTYPAEAGNVILFESWLRHEVAANRVDEERISISFNYAWA
- a CDS encoding branched-chain amino acid ABC transporter permease — encoded protein: MTELLQQLINGLSLGAIYALIALGYTMIYGVLRFINFAHSEVFMVGAFVGCYIGRLAGSVTWWSGFGALGAAMLVCGILGFIIEKIAYRPLRGAPVLNVLITAIGVSLFLQYGGQLVFGATPRTFPELFPVRHFRLGGLDVSSNQVIVMIVTVVLLVALQLIVKHTRLGTAMRAVALNPQAAQLVGINTGTVFSFTFVIGSALAGAGGVLYAMNYPSIDPLMGVMPGLKAFVAAILGGIGSIPGAALGGLLLGSAETLVSGSQFSTYKDAIAFGILILILLLRPSGLLGRPGVEKV